A single genomic interval of Lentimicrobium saccharophilum harbors:
- a CDS encoding alpha/beta hydrolase family protein → MQKINDLEHRFDELAKGIDDILWYQRVGDVAYIDKIYITGPPPARVKNPTAMGAGNPLKFYCYVFIPRWINPGDKYPLIVLPHGGVHADFTTYHTHIIRELMAQGYIVVAPEYRGSTGYGKSFWMKIDYGGLEIEDAKAARDHMVENYEMVDASRVGIIGWSHGGLIALMNVFNYPDAFNVCFAGVPVSDLIARMGYYDDEYRALYSANYHLGQTAQENVEEYRRRSPAWNAHKLKTPLLIHTNTNDDDVNVLEVEHLIKSLKAEGKKFEYEIFQDVEGGHSFDRIDTRTAKEIRLKIYRFLGKHLNPPRKLNSVSDIHKAAYRKQSN, encoded by the coding sequence ATGCAAAAGATCAACGACCTTGAACACCGTTTCGACGAACTGGCCAAAGGTATTGATGATATCCTCTGGTATCAGCGGGTAGGGGATGTGGCTTATATCGATAAAATATACATTACCGGCCCTCCCCCGGCGCGGGTAAAAAACCCCACCGCGATGGGCGCCGGCAATCCGCTGAAATTTTACTGCTATGTCTTCATTCCAAGGTGGATCAACCCCGGTGACAAATACCCCCTGATTGTGCTGCCCCACGGCGGCGTGCATGCAGATTTTACCACTTATCATACCCACATTATCCGCGAACTGATGGCCCAGGGCTATATCGTGGTTGCGCCCGAATACCGCGGAAGCACCGGCTATGGAAAGAGTTTCTGGATGAAGATTGACTATGGCGGACTTGAAATTGAAGACGCAAAGGCGGCCCGCGATCATATGGTGGAAAATTATGAAATGGTAGATGCTTCGAGGGTGGGCATTATCGGCTGGAGCCACGGAGGGCTGATCGCGCTGATGAATGTTTTCAACTATCCTGACGCTTTCAATGTTTGTTTTGCCGGGGTTCCCGTCAGCGATCTGATTGCCAGAATGGGTTATTACGATGATGAGTACAGGGCACTTTACTCCGCGAATTATCATCTGGGTCAAACAGCCCAGGAAAACGTGGAGGAATACCGCCGCCGTTCTCCTGCCTGGAATGCACACAAACTGAAAACGCCCCTGCTGATCCACACCAACACCAACGACGATGATGTAAATGTGCTGGAAGTGGAACACCTGATCAAATCGCTGAAAGCAGAAGGTAAGAAGTTTGAATACGAGATATTTCAGGATGTTGAGGGCGGCCACTCCTTCGACCGCATCGACACCAGAACCGCCAAGGAAATCAGGCTGAAAATTTACCGCTTTCTCGGAAAACACCTGAATCCGCCCCGTAAACTCAACTCAGTTTCTGATATCCATAAAGCCGCATACAGAAAACAAAGCAACTGA
- a CDS encoding energy transducer TonB produces METRKNSNADLERKRFVFLQLGLILSLGVVLAAFEWKTPDAGNIDLPPRTYSEPEMEIIDIIPVKKELPKPVNTTLIREVDNLAEDLPEIEIEIETDPLEFIPPFELPGRLPDEETVEEQLPFVIVEKMPQFPGGEAGLMRYLAENIRYPGPAREAGISGTVYITFVVEPDGRVTSVKILRGLPGGCSEEAERVVKMMPDWEPGRQAGKAVRVALNLPVVFRLIQ; encoded by the coding sequence ATGGAAACACGTAAAAACAGTAACGCCGATCTTGAGAGAAAGCGTTTTGTATTTCTGCAGCTGGGGCTGATTCTCTCATTGGGTGTCGTGCTTGCAGCTTTCGAGTGGAAAACCCCTGATGCGGGTAACATTGACCTGCCCCCCCGGACTTACTCAGAGCCGGAAATGGAAATCATCGACATTATTCCCGTCAAAAAGGAACTACCAAAGCCGGTCAACACCACCCTGATCCGGGAGGTAGACAACCTGGCTGAAGATTTGCCGGAGATTGAAATAGAAATTGAAACCGATCCGCTGGAGTTTATTCCTCCTTTCGAATTACCCGGTCGCCTGCCCGATGAAGAAACTGTTGAGGAACAGTTACCATTCGTAATTGTTGAGAAAATGCCGCAGTTTCCCGGTGGTGAGGCCGGACTGATGAGGTATCTGGCGGAAAATATCAGGTACCCGGGTCCTGCCAGAGAAGCAGGTATTTCGGGAACCGTTTACATCACTTTTGTGGTTGAGCCTGACGGTCGCGTTACCTCCGTGAAAATCCTGCGTGGTCTCCCGGGTGGGTGCAGCGAGGAAGCGGAAAGGGTAGTGAAAATGATGCCGGACTGGGAACCCGGGCGTCAGGCCGGAAAAGCCGTGCGGGTGGCTTTGAACCTGCCGGTGGTGTTCAGGTTGATTCAGTAA
- a CDS encoding energy transducer TonB, translating to MENKPDYKIFTPSGCLSPEGLAFYVQGNLNAAETALVNDHLEHCEMCALAVEGYRFSIPVEFNEDLATLDASFSQMKAEVPESVNKEAMPSVPANFEGPRFPRLSQKEIREFSDSILRDSRNAGNKAQNKSTENPKKAGFFSRHKSMLLAASVVLIIAVTGGWFFFEIYKTGKQREFATAIEKENTTAVTALPAEPADSAEALPAPASPVAIKDEQHPSVGIPQTKATDAIEIVSDNIEIDAEMPASEEEYITTERMPPLDVKKLQEPSIRKSEGYAVAEPLPVQEAETIYIEGVQLSENKRMKGNKAAEVDMEAEVAEAEVFMVVEEAPVFPGGEEARIRFLQQNIRYPQLARESSIQGTVYVTFVVERNGAINDVRVLRGIGGGCDEEAVRVIRAMPKWMPGKQRGKPVRVQFNMAVKFILNGNLIPE from the coding sequence ATGGAAAACAAACCTGATTATAAAATATTCACACCTTCGGGATGCCTCAGTCCGGAAGGCTTGGCATTTTACGTTCAGGGCAACCTCAACGCTGCAGAAACCGCTTTGGTTAATGATCATCTGGAGCATTGCGAAATGTGCGCGCTGGCGGTGGAGGGCTACCGCTTTTCCATACCTGTTGAGTTCAATGAAGACCTGGCGACGCTGGATGCTTCATTCAGCCAAATGAAGGCAGAGGTGCCCGAAAGCGTTAATAAGGAAGCGATGCCATCGGTTCCCGCCAACTTTGAAGGGCCCCGTTTCCCCAGGCTCAGCCAGAAAGAGATACGCGAATTCAGTGATTCAATTCTGCGTGACAGCCGGAATGCCGGCAACAAGGCTCAAAACAAATCCACTGAAAATCCAAAAAAAGCAGGATTTTTCAGCAGACATAAGTCCATGCTGCTGGCTGCCTCCGTAGTATTAATAATTGCCGTTACGGGCGGGTGGTTCTTTTTCGAAATCTACAAAACCGGAAAGCAACGTGAATTTGCTACTGCCATTGAAAAGGAAAACACCACGGCCGTAACCGCCTTACCCGCTGAACCGGCTGACTCAGCCGAAGCGCTGCCTGCCCCCGCTTCACCCGTGGCCATAAAGGATGAGCAACATCCATCCGTTGGAATACCGCAGACGAAAGCAACCGATGCCATTGAAATTGTAAGCGATAATATCGAAATTGATGCAGAGATGCCAGCTTCCGAAGAAGAATATATTACTACTGAGCGGATGCCCCCGCTGGATGTCAAAAAACTTCAGGAGCCTTCCATTCGGAAAAGCGAGGGATATGCAGTTGCAGAGCCACTGCCGGTTCAGGAAGCTGAAACGATTTATATTGAAGGTGTTCAGCTTTCGGAAAATAAGAGAATGAAAGGAAATAAAGCTGCGGAAGTTGATATGGAAGCGGAAGTTGCAGAAGCTGAAGTTTTTATGGTTGTAGAAGAGGCCCCTGTCTTTCCGGGTGGCGAAGAAGCCAGAATCCGTTTTTTGCAACAGAATATCAGATATCCTCAATTGGCGCGTGAAAGCAGCATACAGGGAACCGTTTACGTTACTTTTGTCGTTGAACGCAATGGTGCAATCAATGATGTACGGGTCCTCCGTGGTATCGGGGGAGGTTGCGATGAGGAAGCCGTGCGCGTAATCAGGGCTATGCCCAAATGGATGCCCGGAAAACAAAGGGGAAAACCGGTCAGGGTTCAGTTTAATATGGCTGTAAAATTTATCCTTAACGGCAACTTAATACCAGAATAA
- a CDS encoding acyl-CoA carboxylase subunit beta: MSFESKIKELLEKRELAKLGGGQKRIDAQHAKGKLTARERIELLLDEGSFEEYDMFVTHRCTNFGIEKQEFLSDGVVTGHGTIDGRVVYVFSQDFTVFGGSLSEAFANKICKVMDQAMKVGAPLIGINDSGGARIQEGVNSLAGYAEIFERNILASGVIPQISAIFGPCAGGAVYSPALTDFILMSKGTSNMFVTGPKVVKTVTGEVVTEEELGGAMVHGSKSGISHFVAEDEKEGIALIRKLVSYLPQNNLEDPPVFPCTDPIDRLEDSLNYIIPDNPNKPYDVKDIIHSIVDQNEFLEIQRHYAPNIVIGFARFNGMPAGIVANQPNYLAGVLDINASRKAARFVRFCDAFNIPILTLVDVPGFLPGTAQEYGGIIIHGAKLLYAYGEATVPKVTVVLRKAYGGAYCVMSSKHLRGDINYAWPGAEIAVMGPKGAIEVLQNKKLAEIADPKEREEFILKSEEEYKDKFANPYNAAKYGYIDDVIEPRNTRFRIIRAFQALATKKDVNPPKKHSNLPL, translated from the coding sequence ATGTCTTTTGAAAGTAAAATTAAGGAGCTCCTCGAAAAGAGGGAGCTGGCTAAGTTAGGCGGAGGCCAGAAAAGGATTGACGCCCAGCACGCCAAGGGAAAGTTGACTGCCCGTGAACGCATTGAACTGCTTTTAGATGAGGGCAGCTTTGAGGAGTACGACATGTTTGTTACACACCGCTGCACCAATTTCGGCATTGAGAAGCAGGAATTTTTATCCGACGGCGTGGTAACCGGACATGGAACCATTGATGGCAGGGTAGTTTATGTATTTTCACAGGATTTCACTGTTTTCGGCGGTTCGCTTTCAGAGGCATTTGCCAATAAGATCTGTAAGGTGATGGATCAGGCCATGAAGGTGGGTGCTCCGCTTATCGGCATCAACGATTCAGGTGGTGCCCGCATTCAGGAAGGCGTAAACAGTCTGGCGGGATATGCCGAGATCTTCGAACGCAACATTCTTGCGTCAGGAGTTATCCCTCAGATCTCTGCCATTTTTGGCCCCTGTGCCGGTGGTGCGGTATATTCACCTGCACTTACCGACTTTATCCTGATGAGCAAGGGCACCTCAAATATGTTTGTTACCGGCCCTAAAGTGGTAAAAACTGTTACCGGCGAGGTCGTAACCGAGGAGGAGCTTGGCGGAGCCATGGTACACGGTTCAAAATCCGGCATTTCGCATTTTGTGGCAGAGGATGAGAAGGAAGGCATTGCACTGATCCGTAAACTGGTCAGTTACCTTCCCCAGAATAATCTTGAAGATCCGCCTGTATTTCCGTGCACTGACCCTATTGACAGGCTTGAGGATTCCCTCAATTATATTATCCCGGATAATCCGAATAAGCCTTACGATGTAAAAGACATCATTCATTCCATTGTTGATCAGAATGAATTCCTTGAAATCCAGCGCCATTATGCACCCAATATCGTGATTGGTTTTGCACGCTTCAATGGTATGCCGGCAGGTATTGTTGCCAACCAGCCCAACTACCTGGCAGGGGTACTGGATATCAATGCATCCCGCAAGGCAGCCCGCTTTGTACGTTTCTGTGATGCATTCAATATTCCTATCCTTACGCTGGTTGACGTTCCGGGCTTCCTGCCGGGCACAGCCCAGGAATACGGCGGAATCATTATCCACGGAGCCAAGCTGCTCTATGCTTACGGTGAAGCTACTGTTCCCAAGGTTACGGTGGTGCTGCGCAAAGCATACGGAGGCGCATACTGCGTGATGAGTTCCAAGCACTTACGGGGGGATATCAACTATGCATGGCCGGGTGCCGAGATTGCGGTGATGGGACCCAAAGGTGCCATTGAGGTGCTGCAGAACAAGAAACTGGCCGAGATTGCCGATCCTAAGGAGCGCGAGGAGTTCATCCTTAAAAGTGAGGAAGAATACAAAGATAAGTTTGCCAATCCTTACAATGCGGCAAAATACGGTTACATTGACGATGTTATCGAGCCCCGTAATACACGGTTTCGCATTATCAGGGCATTCCAGGCTCTGGCCACCAAAAAGGACGTGAACCCGCCCAAGAAACATTCGAATTTACCATTATAA
- a CDS encoding LysM peptidoglycan-binding domain-containing protein, translated as MKIIRFSGILIAVCCLFPTIDLFSQDIPAPADTSQSAFEFIKDDFIAASLDSLAGLRYFEGFECPSDETLKNVFGFTPGFVPVYADSVYYNRLKKLDAASPINLTYNQYVKDYIELYAVKKRGLMERVMGLAQIYFPMFEEHLDRFNMPLELKYLAIVESALNPVAKSRVGATGLWQFMYGTGKAYNLKVTSLVDDRRDPLKSTIAACEHMNDLYKMYNDWLLVLAAYNSGAGNVNKAIRRSGGKMDFWQIRPFLPLETRGYVPAFIAVNYVMSYAAEHNLRPVQPLFHHFEIDTVIVKDVLSFNQISTLLNIPVEEIEFLNPAYKSRIIPATKENTYVLRLQKKNIADFVNNEAQLYAYRSQAEIEKEQVLAMMKTVTQAEYHKVKRGESLGVIARKYRCSVNDLKKWNRLRSTNIQIGQRLIVRPESFEQVTYAQAKPKPAPAQQTAAQTASTQETTPNNTSAEAVATITATDSAGAEPEIIVRRENIYHRVKRGETLGRIAGKYNTSIAEIQRLNNLKGSIIQAGARLIVGTTEITETSGQAVADNHQKTKEKNTVFKYYTVQQGDTLWKIANQHEGVTVEDIKRLNNITNEKQLKPGQKIKVTVVS; from the coding sequence ATGAAGATTATAAGATTCTCTGGCATCCTGATCGCGGTATGCTGCCTTTTTCCAACAATTGATCTTTTCAGTCAGGATATTCCTGCCCCGGCCGATACCAGCCAGTCGGCCTTTGAATTTATCAAAGATGATTTTATTGCTGCATCGCTTGATAGCCTTGCCGGCCTGAGATACTTTGAGGGATTTGAGTGTCCCTCTGATGAAACCCTGAAAAACGTCTTTGGCTTTACCCCGGGATTTGTTCCGGTGTATGCAGATTCTGTCTATTACAACCGCCTTAAAAAGCTGGATGCAGCCTCGCCGATCAATTTAACCTATAACCAATACGTAAAGGATTATATTGAGCTTTATGCCGTAAAAAAACGAGGACTCATGGAGCGGGTAATGGGTCTGGCACAGATCTACTTTCCGATGTTTGAGGAACACCTCGACAGGTTTAATATGCCATTGGAACTCAAATACCTTGCAATTGTAGAATCTGCGCTGAACCCGGTAGCGAAGTCCAGGGTCGGAGCAACAGGGTTGTGGCAGTTTATGTATGGTACCGGAAAAGCCTACAATCTGAAGGTTACCTCGCTGGTTGATGACCGCCGTGACCCCCTGAAATCGACCATTGCTGCCTGTGAGCATATGAATGATCTGTATAAGATGTACAACGACTGGCTGCTGGTGCTGGCTGCCTACAATTCAGGCGCCGGAAATGTAAACAAGGCCATACGCCGCTCAGGAGGTAAAATGGATTTCTGGCAGATCCGTCCCTTTCTTCCCCTTGAAACCAGAGGTTATGTCCCCGCTTTCATAGCGGTCAATTATGTGATGTCTTACGCTGCCGAACATAATCTCCGGCCGGTTCAGCCCCTCTTCCATCATTTTGAAATTGATACGGTTATTGTAAAGGATGTTTTGTCATTCAATCAGATATCAACACTGTTGAATATTCCTGTTGAAGAAATTGAATTTCTGAATCCGGCCTATAAGAGCAGAATTATTCCCGCCACCAAAGAAAACACTTATGTGCTGCGGCTTCAGAAAAAGAATATAGCAGATTTTGTCAACAACGAAGCCCAGTTATATGCCTATCGTTCCCAGGCCGAAATTGAAAAGGAACAGGTGCTCGCAATGATGAAAACAGTAACTCAGGCGGAATACCATAAGGTTAAACGAGGGGAAAGTCTTGGAGTAATTGCCCGGAAATACCGTTGTTCGGTCAACGATCTGAAAAAGTGGAACAGGCTGAGGTCAACCAATATTCAGATCGGCCAGCGCCTGATCGTCAGACCTGAAAGTTTTGAACAGGTAACATACGCACAGGCAAAACCAAAGCCTGCTCCTGCACAACAAACTGCTGCCCAGACCGCATCCACACAGGAAACTACACCAAATAATACCAGCGCTGAAGCGGTCGCAACCATAACAGCCACCGACTCTGCCGGTGCAGAACCAGAAATTATTGTTCGAAGGGAAAATATATATCACCGGGTGAAACGGGGCGAAACCCTGGGTCGTATCGCAGGTAAATATAATACCAGCATTGCAGAAATTCAGCGGCTTAACAACCTGAAAGGTAGTATTATTCAGGCCGGAGCAAGGCTTATTGTCGGAACAACCGAGATAACAGAAACTTCAGGACAAGCGGTGGCAGATAATCATCAGAAAACAAAGGAAAAGAATACGGTATTCAAATATTACACCGTTCAGCAGGGAGATACTCTCTGGAAAATTGCCAATCAGCATGAGGGCGTTACGGTTGAGGATATTAAACGGCTAAACAATATCACCAACGAGAAACAATTAAAACCCGGACAGAAAATAAAGGTCACCGTGGTCTCCTGA
- the mce gene encoding methylmalonyl-CoA epimerase, giving the protein MKPTHIEHIGIAVKSLEESIPYYEKVLGLECYAVEEVKDQKVKTAFFMVGQTKLELLESTDPEGPIGKFIEKKGEGIHHIAFAVENVSGMLEHAAANGVQLIDKQPRRGAEGLDIAFIHPKSTFGVLTEFCMHPEK; this is encoded by the coding sequence ATGAAACCTACACATATTGAACACATTGGTATCGCGGTAAAGAGCCTCGAGGAGAGCATTCCTTACTATGAAAAGGTGCTCGGACTGGAATGTTACGCCGTTGAGGAGGTTAAGGACCAAAAGGTAAAGACGGCATTTTTCATGGTTGGGCAAACCAAGCTGGAACTGCTTGAATCCACTGATCCTGAAGGGCCGATAGGCAAATTTATCGAAAAAAAGGGCGAGGGCATCCACCATATCGCTTTTGCTGTAGAGAATGTTTCAGGTATGCTTGAGCATGCAGCCGCCAATGGCGTACAGCTGATCGACAAGCAGCCCAGACGCGGAGCCGAGGGGCTCGACATTGCCTTTATACATCCGAAGTCGACCTTTGGTGTACTCACCGAGTTTTGCATGCATCCCGAGAAATAA
- a CDS encoding DUF4837 family protein, which translates to MKPSSTGKPSEIVVVSENNLWKSSAGDSIRAFFSRPVPGLPQPEPFYKLVQIKEDEFGRLLKIHRNVLIITIDSALAKPQAELRRDIWASPQRVVKISSPTIEGIKEIFAERSSEILNLYDNAEIERLQALYSKSLNLKASESIKKVFNLDMNIPADYYVAVQKDNFIWLRRETNVMSQGLLIYSYPYTDTVAFNPLKIKSVRNQFTQLFIPGPSDSSYMVIADEFIIPQSRTITLKEEPAIEMRGLWEVRKDFMGGPFINYTFVDKKNNLVIGLDGYVYAPNEPKYDYLKQVQAILLSFKFTEN; encoded by the coding sequence ATGAAACCTTCCTCTACCGGTAAGCCTTCTGAGATCGTCGTCGTATCGGAGAACAACCTTTGGAAAAGTTCAGCAGGGGACTCTATCCGCGCTTTTTTCAGCAGACCGGTTCCGGGCCTGCCTCAGCCGGAACCTTTTTATAAACTGGTACAGATCAAGGAGGATGAATTCGGGAGATTACTTAAAATACACCGCAATGTATTGATTATTACCATCGACAGCGCCCTTGCCAAACCTCAGGCTGAACTGAGGCGCGATATCTGGGCCAGCCCCCAGCGCGTGGTAAAGATTTCCTCACCAACCATTGAAGGAATTAAAGAAATTTTTGCAGAAAGAAGCAGCGAAATCCTGAATCTCTACGATAATGCTGAAATTGAACGTCTCCAGGCCCTTTATTCAAAGAGCCTGAACCTTAAAGCCAGTGAAAGCATAAAAAAAGTGTTCAATCTCGACATGAATATTCCGGCTGACTATTATGTTGCTGTTCAAAAAGATAACTTCATCTGGCTCAGGCGCGAAACCAACGTAATGAGTCAGGGCCTATTAATCTATTCCTATCCATATACCGATACAGTGGCATTCAACCCGCTGAAAATCAAATCTGTCAGAAATCAGTTTACCCAACTTTTTATACCAGGCCCCAGCGACAGTTCTTATATGGTCATTGCAGACGAGTTTATTATTCCCCAATCCAGAACCATAACCCTGAAAGAAGAACCGGCCATTGAAATGAGGGGACTCTGGGAGGTAAGAAAGGATTTTATGGGCGGACCATTTATCAACTACACTTTTGTGGACAAAAAGAATAATCTGGTAATCGGGTTGGATGGTTATGTCTATGCACCCAATGAACCCAAATATGATTACCTGAAACAGGTTCAGGCCATTCTGCTGTCCTTTAAATTTACTGAAAATTAA
- a CDS encoding TonB family protein — protein sequence MKINTLNKIFRHGMAGLSAMYFLGLPTGAQAQTFIPGHAEVPYFEVPGGATEVLPLKSTSAKVRIAGVIAHVTVSQVYQNRGNQPVEAVYVFPGSTRSAVHAMQMKIGSRTITARIETRDQAQKDYNAAVKKGRTASLLEQQRPNVFEMHVGNIMPGDLVEVEIAYTETLQQREGVYEFVYPTVVGPRYHKGSSEGNGGPEWNANPWLKEGELPAYTFDLDCSIISGLPLREVRCTSHQVEVDYKDRNSASVKMGNSELHGGNRDFILQYRLGGEGVESGVWLYSDGKENFFMASIQPPARMESEMIPPREYIFIVDVSGSMYGFPLQVSKKLISGLLNGLKSSDQFNILFFSGGSAQFARQSVAATGENITAALRMLDGQQGGGGTELLPALKQALSMKSSGNYARTFVIATDGYVTVEKEAFELIRTSLNEASFFSFGIGSSVNRYLIEGLAHAGAGESCIITSEQEATEKAGSFLKYISSPLLTGVNIAFNEFMVDEPEPASVPDLFASRPVVIFGKYRGKPQGSIVLSGKTGKGDYEVRIPLSRAVSSSDNEAIKYLWAREQIRRVDDYTGGFEGVPFEVEEKVTKLGLDYNLLTNYTSFLAVDSMIRNDGSPVVTVRQPLPLPEGVSDFAVAQHVSGVRLSRYNKAEHASMGYAVCEVVSIDMEDTEVLDLAKVDTKPSFRGGVQALECFLKKNLKIPALALQKGISGDVIVEFVVNKNGNLNSFRVVKSLGYGCDEEALRVIRLMPAWNPGKQSGRKVKTKMLLTVKFGGV from the coding sequence ATGAAAATCAACACATTAAACAAAATATTCCGTCACGGAATGGCAGGGCTCTCCGCAATGTATTTTCTGGGCTTACCTACCGGTGCTCAGGCCCAGACATTTATACCCGGTCATGCAGAGGTGCCGTATTTTGAAGTTCCCGGAGGGGCAACGGAGGTGCTGCCATTAAAGTCTACATCGGCTAAAGTGCGTATTGCCGGGGTGATTGCCCATGTAACCGTAAGTCAGGTTTATCAGAATCGCGGCAATCAGCCCGTTGAAGCGGTGTATGTATTTCCGGGGTCCACCCGCTCGGCCGTACACGCCATGCAGATGAAAATCGGCAGCCGTACCATTACTGCAAGGATTGAAACCCGCGATCAGGCGCAAAAAGATTACAATGCCGCGGTAAAGAAAGGCAGGACTGCCTCGCTGCTGGAGCAACAGCGGCCCAATGTCTTCGAAATGCATGTGGGTAATATAATGCCCGGTGATTTGGTGGAGGTTGAAATTGCTTATACCGAAACCCTGCAGCAACGCGAAGGGGTTTATGAATTTGTTTACCCCACGGTGGTGGGCCCCCGGTACCATAAAGGCAGCAGCGAAGGAAACGGCGGACCGGAGTGGAACGCCAATCCCTGGCTGAAGGAAGGGGAACTTCCGGCTTATACCTTCGACCTGGATTGCAGCATCATCTCGGGCCTGCCCCTTAGGGAGGTCAGGTGTACTTCGCACCAGGTTGAGGTGGACTACAAAGACCGGAATTCAGCTTCGGTCAAGATGGGAAACAGCGAATTACACGGTGGCAACAGAGACTTCATCCTTCAGTATCGTCTCGGGGGCGAAGGCGTGGAAAGCGGCGTCTGGCTCTACAGTGACGGAAAAGAAAACTTTTTCATGGCCAGCATTCAGCCACCGGCCCGGATGGAGTCCGAAATGATTCCTCCCCGTGAATACATATTTATTGTGGATGTGTCCGGATCGATGTACGGATTCCCGCTGCAGGTTTCCAAAAAGCTGATATCCGGGTTGCTGAATGGACTGAAGTCTTCCGATCAGTTTAACATACTTTTCTTTTCCGGAGGTTCGGCTCAATTTGCCCGGCAATCGGTAGCCGCAACAGGTGAAAACATCACTGCTGCGCTCAGGATGTTGGATGGTCAGCAGGGAGGAGGAGGCACAGAGTTGCTTCCCGCCCTGAAACAGGCATTGTCCATGAAATCGTCCGGAAATTATGCACGTACATTTGTGATTGCCACCGACGGTTACGTTACCGTGGAAAAAGAGGCTTTCGAGCTGATCCGCACCAGCCTGAATGAAGCCAGTTTCTTCAGCTTCGGCATCGGCAGCTCGGTAAACCGTTATCTTATCGAAGGGCTGGCCCATGCCGGAGCCGGCGAGTCATGTATTATAACCAGCGAGCAGGAAGCTACCGAGAAGGCCGGCAGTTTTCTGAAGTACATCAGCTCACCCCTGCTTACCGGGGTTAACATCGCCTTCAATGAATTTATGGTTGATGAGCCGGAACCGGCTTCGGTGCCCGACTTATTTGCCTCTCGCCCGGTGGTGATTTTCGGTAAATACCGCGGCAAACCGCAGGGGAGTATCGTGCTATCCGGAAAGACCGGGAAAGGCGATTATGAGGTACGTATTCCGCTTAGCCGGGCTGTTTCATCCTCTGATAATGAAGCCATTAAATACCTGTGGGCCAGGGAGCAGATCCGCCGGGTTGATGATTATACAGGAGGCTTTGAAGGAGTGCCGTTCGAGGTGGAAGAAAAGGTGACCAAACTGGGGCTGGACTATAACCTGCTTACCAACTATACCTCTTTTCTCGCGGTCGACAGTATGATAAGAAACGACGGCAGCCCTGTTGTTACCGTACGTCAGCCCCTGCCCCTGCCTGAAGGAGTCAGTGATTTTGCTGTTGCGCAGCATGTTTCAGGCGTTCGCCTGAGCCGTTACAACAAGGCTGAGCATGCATCCATGGGTTATGCAGTGTGCGAAGTGGTTAGCATAGATATGGAAGATACTGAGGTGCTGGATCTGGCAAAGGTAGATACAAAACCTTCTTTCAGGGGCGGGGTGCAGGCACTTGAGTGTTTTCTGAAAAAAAACCTGAAAATCCCGGCACTGGCCTTGCAGAAAGGCATCAGTGGTGATGTTATTGTCGAATTTGTGGTTAATAAAAACGGCAACCTTAACAGCTTCCGTGTAGTGAAATCGCTGGGTTATGGCTGCGATGAAGAAGCCCTGCGCGTAATTCGCCTGATGCCTGCATGGAACCCCGGAAAGCAATCAGGCCGGAAGGTAAAAACGAAGATGTTGCTGACGGTGAAATTTGGTGGAGTTTAA
- a CDS encoding RNA polymerase sigma factor, whose amino-acid sequence MRIPLTEGKLSDHLSDEELAGFFRQSGNQEIIGELFRRYSHLVLGVCLKYLGNRDDARDAAMEVFEKLFRALRKYEVTNFKSWLYTVTRSHCAMKLREQRKEGFKLGWEANLMGEIMEKLGSQHLSTDDETEEKIRRLHLAVENLPPGQQQCILLFYFDEKSYHEIEQLTGFTAMEVKSHIQNGKRNLKNALEKSAY is encoded by the coding sequence ATGAGGATTCCCCTGACGGAAGGCAAGCTGAGCGATCATCTGAGCGATGAGGAGCTGGCCGGATTTTTCCGTCAGTCAGGAAATCAGGAGATCATAGGGGAGTTGTTCCGCAGGTATTCACATCTTGTATTGGGGGTATGTTTGAAATACCTCGGAAACCGGGATGATGCAAGGGATGCGGCCATGGAAGTCTTTGAAAAGCTTTTCCGGGCACTTCGCAAATATGAGGTTACCAATTTTAAATCCTGGTTATATACAGTTACGCGGTCACATTGCGCCATGAAGCTGCGCGAACAACGAAAGGAAGGATTTAAGCTGGGATGGGAAGCAAATCTGATGGGTGAAATTATGGAAAAACTGGGTTCTCAGCATCTTAGTACTGATGATGAAACCGAAGAGAAAATCCGCAGGCTTCACCTGGCAGTTGAAAATCTTCCTCCAGGGCAGCAGCAATGTATTCTGCTGTTCTATTTTGACGAAAAATCATATCATGAGATAGAACAGTTAACAGGATTTACGGCCATGGAAGTGAAAAGTCACATTCAGAACGGCAAAAGGAATCTGAAAAATGCCCTGGAGAAATCAGCATACTGA